The Parafrankia irregularis genome contains the following window.
GACCGCCCTCGACGTTCTTCGTGGACTGTTGAGACCGTCCGACCCGGATGCCGTCAGCCGGGTCACGGCCGAGATGGACGCAGGCCGGCTCGTCGAAAATCCCGTGGCTGTCACGTGTTTTCTGCGCGGCACCGCGGATGCCATGCCACCTCGTTGGTCTTTCGGGGTTCTGATCCTCGACGGGAGAACGTTGACGTGGCGGTCCTTCTACTACTGGCGCCGTAACCGGGTGACACGTCTGCCGCCCCGGCTCGATGTTGAGCAGGTACGCGAGGTCCGGGGCGCGGAGAGTTTCAAGATCCAGGCTGATCTGTTCAGGATCGTCGTCTGCCAGTCGACGTCAGGACGACTGGAACTCGGGATACCGACACCGGATGTTCCGCTCGTGCGGCGCGCGATTCAACGTGATCAGGGAGAACCTTTTCCCGTCTCGGGCTGAGCTGACCGACACCGGATCGGCTGGGGGATCACGGGCGGGGGCGGTGCGCCCGAAGGAAGTCGTCAACAAGATCATGAACGTAGGTGGTGGTGAAGGTCTGCCCGGCGAGGAGCCGCCGGTAGATCAGCGGTCCGGCCAGTTGGTCGACCGCCCGGGACGGGTCGAGCCGTGCGTCGAGCTCACCCCGCGCGATCCCGGAGCGGACAATTTCCCCGAGGACGCGCGAGCCCTCCTGGTACAGGAACTCCTTGAGCTCGCCATAGGCCGGATGGGTCGGCGCGCGTTCGATCATCGTCCGCATCGTCCGTTCCAGCGGCGGTCGGTGGAGCTGGCCGCGCAGCACCTCCAGCTCACTGGTCAGGTCGTCGCGCAGGACGCCGGTGGGAACGGTGTGATCGATCTCCATCTGCTCGCGGAGCACGTCGCGCAGGAGTGCGATGGTGTCCGGCCAGTGCCGGTAGAGAGTGGTTCGCCCGACCCCGCTTCGGGTGGCGACCGCGACGTGGGTGACGGCCTCCCATCCGTCTTCGAGCAGGATCGCGCGCGCTGCGGCGAGGGCGGCGGCGCGGCTGCGCAGCACGCGCGGATCAACCGTCCCGCCGTCCGGCGAGTGCGCAGGCTCGCTGGCCACGTGGCGTGACCCCCTTCGGGTTCTGGGGCGACCCCGCCCATGGTTCGACTGCGTCGGCACTTGCCCGCCGGTGAACTTCGGGGCAAGCTGTTCCATATCTTCGGAACAACTTGTCCCAGATCTTCTTTCCGCCCCTGGAGGCGACCAGCGATGCCTGACGATCGCTTCATCATGCTCGGCGACGCCCAGACCCGGCCGGGCCGCGTTCCCCTGCCGCCTGCCTTCGCGGTCAAGGCGCGCACCGAGGACACCGCAGGGAGCTTCTCCCTCCTTGAGGTGTCCGTGGCGGCCGACATCCCCCGGCATGTTCATCTGCACGCGGACGAGTGCATCTACGTGTTGGAAGGTGTGCTGGGCGTCGACTTCGAGGACCGGACCTACACGGCGTCGGCGGGCATGTTCACGCTGCTGCCGCGGGGCGTTCCCCACGCGCTGCGCCGCATCTCGACGCCACCCCCTCGGGTGCTGCAGATCTCCTCGCCCGGTGGCTGGGAGCGCTACCTGGAGGACCTTTTCGAGGCCGGCCCGACCGTCCTCACCGATGGGGTGCTCGATCCGGCGAAGATCAACCCGATCGCCGCCCGGCACGGCATTCGCTACGAGGAGCGGCCCTGGTGCGCCACCCCCGATACGGACGGGTGACGCTCGGACGCCTCGGACGCCTCGGACGCCTCGGACGCCGAAGGCGGAGCGGCCCAGCTCAGGACTTGTCCTGGATCTCCCAGACGTGGTCGAGGGCGTGCCAGGCGAATCGGCGGGCGGCGTAGGCCGGTGGCCAGCCGCCGCCGGTGAGCGGCACGCCGTCGGCGGGGGTGCCCAGCACCTCGAGGATCTCGGCACGCAGGGCGGTCAGCGCGGCCCGGTCGTCGGCCGGGAACCGCCGATGCCGGATGCCGATCTTCCGTGCGTAGGCGCGCTCGTTGTCGATGACGTGGGCGACGATCTCGTCGCGGTCACGCCCGCCGCCGCGGGGCCCCTTGCGCAGCGTTCGCGGGGCCGACCGGGCGAGGTCGTCGAGGGTGCGCCAGGCGGTCTGTAGTACCGCGACGGCGCGCTGCGCCGCCGCGACGCCGTAGGGGCCGCTGTCCGCTGCGACGGGAACGCCGGGTGCGCCCCAGTCGGTGGTGTTGACACCGGTCACCGTGTCGACGATGTCGATCGGGCCGGGTGCGAAGGTCAGCTCCGCGCCGGTGGTGATCAGACGGTACCGGTCGGTGTACGCGGTCAGCGCGGCCACGGCGCGGTCCTCGGTGGTGCCGATGCGCGCCCAGCCGGGCCAGTCCAGCGCGCAGGCGACGATCTTCGTCCGGCCCTTTTCCAGGTAGATGCGTGTCGTCTCTCGTGTCATCTCTCGGTTGCCCTCGATCTCGAGAAGGTGGCCCGGTCGGCGGGCCGGTACCAGCCACCCTGGAGACTCCTGAGGACGGATTCGGTCCTCAGCCCGAAGGGAGCTGCACGCGGATGCTGGAAACGTCGGCCCGGCTGTTACGGCTGCTGTCCCTGCTGCAGTCCCGCCGCGACTGGCCCGGCGCCGAGCTCGCCGAGCGCCTCGCTGTCACCACCCGCACGGTGCGCCGCGACGTCGACCGGTTGCGCGACCTCGGCTACCCCGTCGAGTCCGCCACCGGCACCCGCGGCGGGTACCGGCTCGGCGCGGGCGCCGCCCTGCCCCCGCTGCTGCTCGACGACGACGAGGCCGTCGCCGTGGCCGTCGGCCTGCGCGCCGCCACCGGGACGGTCACCGGGCTCGAGGAGACGTCGCTGCGTGCGCTCGCCAAGCTCGAACAGGTCCTGCCGTCCCGGCTGCGCCATCGGGTCGACGCGATGCGGTCGGCCATCCTGCCGCTGACCGGCCCCGGCCCGACCGTGGACCCCGATCTGCTCCTTGCGCTGGCCGCCGCCTGCCGGGCCCACGAAGGCGTCCGATTCGGATATCAGCAGCGCACCCGCCGCGTCGAGCCGTACCGCCTCGTGCACACCGGCCGACGCTGGTACCTGCTCGCCTTCGACCTCGACCGCGACGACTGGCGTACCTTCCGCGTCGACCGCATGGACCCGGCACCACCGCAGCCCGGGCCACGCTTCACGCCCCGGCCCGAGCCCGCCGAGGGAGCGCATGCCTATGTCGCGAACGCCCTCACCGCCGCTCCGTACCGGTATCAGGCGACGATCCTGTTTCACGCGCCGCTTCAGGTCGTCGCCGAGCACACCTCGCCCACCTCGGGCCGGCTCGAGCCCCGCGACGCCGACAGCTGCCTGTTCCACGCGGGCGGCGACTCCCTCGACAAGATCGCCCTTTACGTCGCGCTGAAGGGCATCGACTTCCAGGTCCTCGAACCGCCCGAACTCAGGGACCACATCCGCGCGCTCGCCCGCCGGCTCGGCCACGCCGCCTCAGCCACGGAGCTGGCCGCTGCCGCCAACGCGGAAATCTGAGGACGGGGACTGTCCGCGAGGATCTCCAGCGTTCCGGGTATGAGCGAAACGATCAACCGGTTCCGGATCGACATCCCCCAGGCGGACCTCGACGACCTGCACCGCCGACTGGCAGCCGTGCGCTGGCCCGGCGAGCTGCCCGGCGTCGACTGGTCCCGGGGGGTGCCCCTGGACGTGGCTCGTCCGCTTGACGAAGTAGTGATTGGCCACTACCTTCGCTCTTGTGGCAGCGACAGGGACAAGGCTGACGGCGGAGGAACGCCGTGTGTCGGTGCTCGCCGCGGCGGTGTCGGAGTTCGCGCGGGGCGGGCTGGAAGGCACGTCGACCGAGTCGATCGCCTCGGCGGCCGGCATCTCCCAGCCCTACCTGTTCCGGCTGTTCGGCTCTAAGAAGGGCCTGTTCCTGGCGGCCGTGAAGGAGACCTTCGCCCGAACGGTCGCGGCCTTCGAGGCCGCGGCGGGGGAGCGGTCCGGCCAGGAGGCCATGGCCGCTATGGCTGTGGCCTACAACGACCTGCTGGCCGAACCCAGCTACCTGCTGATGCAGATGCAGGCGTACGCCGCGTGCGGCGATCCGGACATCAGGGCTGTGACGCGGCGGGGGTTCCGGGATCTCTGGTACGCGGTCGAGCGTCTCAGCGGCCTGGATGTCGACGTCGTGCGTGCCTTCTTCGCCATGGGGATGCTCTGCAACGTCTCGGCGGCCATGGATCTGCCCGCCCTCGACGAGCGCTGGGCGCAGATCATCTGCACGGATGGCGTGGGCGTCGGGGTGAGCAAGAAGGTGCTGGCCGAAGGCTTCACAGGCCCGGTCTCCGAGTCCGCCGACGCCGATGTGGCCGGCATCGACTGAGCAGCAACACGAGTCATCCGCGGCATTTTTTTGACCGCGTAAGGAAGTGGTCAGTCACTACCTTGGAGGGAAGGCCTGATGGCCACCGAACGGAACCGCCTCACCTGGACCTTCGTCGTCACCTGCATCGCCGCCTTCATGACCTCCCTGGACAACCTGGTGGTCACGATGGCGCTCCCGTCGATCCGCGAGCACCTCCACGCCAGCCTGGCCGAGCTGGAATGGACCGTTAACGCCTACACCCTCAGCTTCGCCGTCCTCCTGCTGCCCGCGGCGGCGCTGGGGGACAGGCTCGGCCGGCGCCGGGTCTTCGCTGCCGGTTTGGCGATCTTCACGGTGGCCAGTGCCGCCGCCGCGCTGGCGCCGGGCGTCAGCACGCTCATCGCCGCCCGAGCGGTGCAGGGCGTCGGTGGGGCGATCGTGCTGCCGCTGTCGATGACCCTGCTGTCGGCCGCGGTCCCGGCGGAGCGCCGCGGCGCCGCACTGGGCATCTGGGGCGCGGTCTCCGGTCTGGCCATCGCACTCGGGCCGCTGGTCGGCGGGGCCATCACGCAGGGGGCGGCCTGGCAGTGGATCTTCTGGGTGAACGTCCCGCTGGGCCTCGCTGTGATCCCCCTGGCTTTCACCCGCCTCACCGAGAGCCGTGAGCCGTCCAGCCGGCTGGACGTCACGGGAACCGTCCTGGTCAGCCTGGGCCTGTTCGGGGTGGTCCTCGGTGTGGTCCGTGGGCAGGACCACGGCTGGACGAGCGCCGGGGTGCTCAGTGCACTGATCGCCGGCGTGGTCGGACTGGTCGCGTTCGTTGCCTGGGAGCTGCGGTCCGAGCGGCGCGGCGGCGCGCCGATGCTGCCGGTGAGCCTGTTCCGCCGCCGCGGGTTCGCCGCGGTCAACGCGGTCGCGGTGCTGTTCTCCTTCGGGATGTTCGGCTCGATCTTCCTGATCTCCCAGTACCTGCAGAACGTCATGGGCTACTCACCGCTGGGCGCAGGTCTGCGCACCCTGCCCTGGACGGTGATGCCGCTGATCGTCGCGCCGATCGCCGGCCCGCTGTCCGACCGGATCGGCGGGCGCCCGCTGATGGTCACCGGCCTGGCCATGATGACCGGCGGGCTGCTGTGGCTGCGCGCCGATCTGGCCCCCGACACGTCGTTCCTGACCCTTGTCCCCGCCTTCATCGTCTCCGGCGTCGGCATGGCCCTGTTCTTCGTCCCGGTCGCGAACGTGGTCATGGGGTCGGTTCCGACCGAGTTCGAGGGTGTGGCCTCCGGGGTCAACAACGCTTTCCGTGAGGTCGGCGGCGTCTTCGGTATCGCGGTCCTCGCCTCGGTGTTCGCCGCGGCCGGTGGCTACGCCAGCGCCGCCGACTTCACCGACGGCATCCGCGTCGCCCTGGTCGTCGGCGCGGTCGCGACCGGCGTCGGAACGCTCGGCTCCCTGCTCGTCCCCCGCCACCGGACGTCCCCCGCCGACGAGCTCACCGACCGGACCGACATCCGCACCGACGCACCGGCCCGCAGCCTCGGCTACGAGCCCGCCGGTACCTGACGGCTCCGCCGCCTTCCCGCAGGGGCGGATCCGGTCAGATTGCGAATCCCCGCCACGCCCACGCCCACGCCAATAGTCGGGACGCCGGCCGCCCACGCTGCGGAATATCACCCGCAGCCCGGGCGGCCGGCCCCTGACTTTCAGTGATCCTTCTCCGTATCACCGTCCACGGTCAGGGAAACCGCAGGTCCGGGTCGATGACGGAAAAGGATCCGTTACAGCCGGGGGCGGAAATAGTTTCTGACCGCGTAGGCGGTGGTCTTCGCACCGATCTTCGCACCCTCGATGTCAGCCGTCCGGGTGTGGATTCCACCCCAGATACGGGCCTCGATCACCTCGGCGATGGCCTGCGAGAAGCTCCGGAAATACCGGGTGGTGCCCGAGGCCTCGCTGTAGGCGCTGAAGGTCACGTCGTCCCGGCCGAAGAAGTACGCCAACGCCGACATGCTCGCCGCCGTGAAGCAGGTGTGCCCCGAGGTGAAATCGGGGTGCGGCGGCGTCACGAGCAGCGGCATCCAGTTCGGGTCGGCCGCGGTGGCCGGGTTGCCGTCGGTGTCCGCGAGCTGGATCGCGGTCACCGGCCGCCAGAACATCCAGGCCGCCTTCTCGTTGTAGCAGGCGGTGGTCGCGTCGGCCTCGGAGATGTCCACCATGGCGAACATCCGCGCCGTCTGCAGGACATTCAGGTGCTGGCCGGTGGCCAGCTGCCGCTTGATCTCCCACTCGCCCAGGTGACGGTCATGCCACCAGATCGCGGCCTGCGTCTGGTCGAGGGTGCGGGTGGTGCTGTTGACCGCGCCGATCTCCTTGACCTCGTTGAAGTCGCGGGCGTACTGGGCGGAGGTCAGCGCGGGCGGGCCCGCGGTGCGGAACATCGACGTACTCGGCAGGAGGAACGGCTTGAGCTTCGCCACCCACGCCGTGTCGGAGGCGTAGGTGGGCGGGGTCGGCCGCCACTGGCCGGGCTCGGTTCCCACCGGCCAGGCCGGGTCACCGAACGCCCCGTCATCCTGGCGCGCCCGGATCATCGCGTCGGCGGTCTGGCCGCCCACCGAGACCCCGCCGCGCTTCGCGGCGGTACTGCCCGGGACGGTCGCCATCCACTCGTCGTACTGTGCCTGCAGACGCGCCTGCTGAGCGGGGAAAAGCGAGCTGAGAACCTGGAAGGCCGCGGTGCCGACCGCCGCGTCCACCGATTCGCGGCCGTTGGTGCGCGGGGCGCTGAGATAGGGCTGGTAAGGGCGCCCGGAGATGGCGTTCACCGCGTCGTAGATCGCCCCGTGCACCATCGCGAAGCTGCGCGCCTGCACCTGCGGCTGCTGGCCGGCGACATCCCAGATCGCGGTCTGCGCGTTACGGTCCCAGACGATGACGGCATTTGGCGAGGTGTTCGCGACCGTGCCCGGTGCGGGCGAGGCACCGGCCACGGCCGGCACGCCGGCGGCAAGAAAAACGGCGACGACCGTGCACATTAGTTTTCGGCGAAACCGACCCGAGCGCACCACAGTTGGTCTCCCTTGCTCGCGGGCAGAAAACGACGAGAGATGGACGACAGTCCGGCATGAACCTCGGTCATGATGTCACCACGAGATCAAAGGCGTCGCGCTTTGAAGTGCAACGTGCTGTTTCGGCAGGTCCGGGCGTTACCGGCTGTGGGTATCGCCGATGCCGTTCCCCGTTCCTGGCGGAGCCCCCAGCCAGCCGGCCAGGCGCTGCGATGGTCCGGCATGCTGGGCGGATGCGTGAAGTGAGTATTCGTGACGACGTCATCCGCCTTGGTCAGTTCCTCAAGCTCGCCGACGTCGTGGAGGCGGGCGCGGAGGTCAGGACAGTGCTGGCCAACGGGGACGTCCAAGTCAACGGTGAGGTTGAGACCCGCCGCGGCCGTCAGCTTCGGCGGGGAGACGAGGTCACGCTGGCTGGTGTGCAGCTTCGCGTCGGCTGAGCCGCCCCTGGGGCCCATCCACCCCGGGGGGAGAGAGGTCACCCCGGGTCGCCCGGACGTCTTTCTCACCCCGGGGGCAACGGGGCCACGGCGGCCACCGAACCGGCGAAGCCGCGCTCCCACCGAATCGCCTGCCTGTCGGGAGGCCGCTCTGTCTGACCTGGTCGTATTCGCGCCGGAGTGTTTCCTCGGCGAGCGTCGAAATTATCAACAGAAGAGCAACTGATTTCTGATCGGCTATGTCCGAACAATGGTTCCGGGCTGACTCGATGAGTTTACCGGTCGGT
Protein-coding sequences here:
- a CDS encoding DUF2550 family protein translates to MDAGRLVENPVAVTCFLRGTADAMPPRWSFGVLILDGRTLTWRSFYYWRRNRVTRLPPRLDVEQVREVRGAESFKIQADLFRIVVCQSTSGRLELGIPTPDVPLVRRAIQRDQGEPFPVSG
- a CDS encoding TetR/AcrR family transcriptional regulator, giving the protein MASEPAHSPDGGTVDPRVLRSRAAALAAARAILLEDGWEAVTHVAVATRSGVGRTTLYRHWPDTIALLRDVLREQMEIDHTVPTGVLRDDLTSELEVLRGQLHRPPLERTMRTMIERAPTHPAYGELKEFLYQEGSRVLGEIVRSGIARGELDARLDPSRAVDQLAGPLIYRRLLAGQTFTTTYVHDLVDDFLRAHRPRP
- a CDS encoding cupin domain-containing protein, coding for MPDDRFIMLGDAQTRPGRVPLPPAFAVKARTEDTAGSFSLLEVSVAADIPRHVHLHADECIYVLEGVLGVDFEDRTYTASAGMFTLLPRGVPHALRRISTPPPRVLQISSPGGWERYLEDLFEAGPTVLTDGVLDPAKINPIAARHGIRYEERPWCATPDTDG
- a CDS encoding helix-turn-helix transcriptional regulator — encoded protein: MLETSARLLRLLSLLQSRRDWPGAELAERLAVTTRTVRRDVDRLRDLGYPVESATGTRGGYRLGAGAALPPLLLDDDEAVAVAVGLRAATGTVTGLEETSLRALAKLEQVLPSRLRHRVDAMRSAILPLTGPGPTVDPDLLLALAAACRAHEGVRFGYQQRTRRVEPYRLVHTGRRWYLLAFDLDRDDWRTFRVDRMDPAPPQPGPRFTPRPEPAEGAHAYVANALTAAPYRYQATILFHAPLQVVAEHTSPTSGRLEPRDADSCLFHAGGDSLDKIALYVALKGIDFQVLEPPELRDHIRALARRLGHAASATELAAAANAEI
- a CDS encoding TetR/AcrR family transcriptional regulator, which gives rise to MSVLAAAVSEFARGGLEGTSTESIASAAGISQPYLFRLFGSKKGLFLAAVKETFARTVAAFEAAAGERSGQEAMAAMAVAYNDLLAEPSYLLMQMQAYAACGDPDIRAVTRRGFRDLWYAVERLSGLDVDVVRAFFAMGMLCNVSAAMDLPALDERWAQIICTDGVGVGVSKKVLAEGFTGPVSESADADVAGID
- a CDS encoding DHA2 family efflux MFS transporter permease subunit; amino-acid sequence: MATERNRLTWTFVVTCIAAFMTSLDNLVVTMALPSIREHLHASLAELEWTVNAYTLSFAVLLLPAAALGDRLGRRRVFAAGLAIFTVASAAAALAPGVSTLIAARAVQGVGGAIVLPLSMTLLSAAVPAERRGAALGIWGAVSGLAIALGPLVGGAITQGAAWQWIFWVNVPLGLAVIPLAFTRLTESREPSSRLDVTGTVLVSLGLFGVVLGVVRGQDHGWTSAGVLSALIAGVVGLVAFVAWELRSERRGGAPMLPVSLFRRRGFAAVNAVAVLFSFGMFGSIFLISQYLQNVMGYSPLGAGLRTLPWTVMPLIVAPIAGPLSDRIGGRPLMVTGLAMMTGGLLWLRADLAPDTSFLTLVPAFIVSGVGMALFFVPVANVVMGSVPTEFEGVASGVNNAFREVGGVFGIAVLASVFAAAGGYASAADFTDGIRVALVVGAVATGVGTLGSLLVPRHRTSPADELTDRTDIRTDAPARSLGYEPAGT
- a CDS encoding vanadium-dependent haloperoxidase, whose protein sequence is MCTVVAVFLAAGVPAVAGASPAPGTVANTSPNAVIVWDRNAQTAIWDVAGQQPQVQARSFAMVHGAIYDAVNAISGRPYQPYLSAPRTNGRESVDAAVGTAAFQVLSSLFPAQQARLQAQYDEWMATVPGSTAAKRGGVSVGGQTADAMIRARQDDGAFGDPAWPVGTEPGQWRPTPPTYASDTAWVAKLKPFLLPSTSMFRTAGPPALTSAQYARDFNEVKEIGAVNSTTRTLDQTQAAIWWHDRHLGEWEIKRQLATGQHLNVLQTARMFAMVDISEADATTACYNEKAAWMFWRPVTAIQLADTDGNPATAADPNWMPLLVTPPHPDFTSGHTCFTAASMSALAYFFGRDDVTFSAYSEASGTTRYFRSFSQAIAEVIEARIWGGIHTRTADIEGAKIGAKTTAYAVRNYFRPRL
- a CDS encoding RNA-binding S4 domain-containing protein, translated to MREVSIRDDVIRLGQFLKLADVVEAGAEVRTVLANGDVQVNGEVETRRGRQLRRGDEVTLAGVQLRVG